A single window of Channa argus isolate prfri chromosome 10, Channa argus male v1.0, whole genome shotgun sequence DNA harbors:
- the tsc22d3 gene encoding TSC22 domain family protein 3 isoform X3: MSTEMFAKTPMEVAVYQLHNFSISFFSSLLGGDVVSVKLDNSASGASVVAIDNKIEQAMDLVKNHLMYAVREEVEILKEQIKELAEKNNQLERENYLLKNLASPEQLEKFQSRIPTDVLLPLDNQNAQVSPDQQQQPQQICSLSTGSAV; the protein is encoded by the exons ATGAGCACGGAGATGTTCGCCAAAACCCCAATGGAGGTGGCCGTCTACCAGTTGCATAACTTCTCCATCTCGTTCTTCTCCTCACTACTCGGAGGAGACGTTGTGTCAGTCAAACTTGACAACAG TGCCTCTGGTGCTAGCGTTGTAGCCATCGACAATAAGATTGAGCAGGCGATG GATCTCGTCAAGAACCACCTGATGTACGCTGTGCGCGAGGAGGTGGAGATTCTCAAAGAGCAGATCAAAGAGCTGGCAGAGAAGAACAACCAGCTCGAGAGGGAGAACTACCTGCTTAAGAACCTGGCCAGTCCAGAGCAGCTGGAGAAGTTCCAGTCTCGTATCCCGACAGACGTGCTGTTACCCCTGGACAACCAGAATGCCCAAGTGTCACcagaccagcagcagcagccgcagcagATCTGCAGCCTCAGCACTGGTTCTGCTGTATAA